The genomic stretch tttttttttgaccgcaCTACAGGGCTtttggcatcttagttccccaaccagggatcgaacccgagccccagcagtgaaagccaagtcctaaccactggaccgccagggaattcccaaataaatgtttattgaatgtcaAAAGATTGAGATCACAGGCTGGGAATAGCATGAGGGATTGCTGTTGTCATCTCAGGTTAAGAGGTGATGTCCTGGATCAAAGTCACTGCGGGGGATTGGATTTACAAATTctttagaaaatgaaatctgCAGAACTTGGAGACAAGATGTGGGAAGTTAAAAGGAATGGGCTTCACAGtttggggctggggttgggcaaAAGACGGTAATGGTCATTGGGGTGGGGAGCATGGAGCGAACTTGAGGATGAGCTAGTAGAGTAGGAcatgcctgcaggtcagccaggggGCAGCTGAGGGTCACAGCAGCATCTGCTGCCAAAGTGTGGGCTGCCTTTCCCCATTGATATTGAACATACTCACATCTTCTGAGATACAGAGAAGAAGCTCCTGGAAATCAGGAGGGGTTTCTGCTGTGGACCCAAGGTGGAAAGATTGACTTACTGGGTCTGCCTCTCCCCtgggggaggtgggagtgggaagAATGCATGTAGAGGTAAATGAGGCCAAGGATTTGGGGACTAAAGCTGAGAGTGTTCCTGTCTGAAGCATGAGAAGTTaggtggggtgaggaggagacTGAGTTTGAGGAATTCATGGTTGAATTGAATGTGATGGGTGACTGATGAGCAGATCAGAAAGTCGGCACTGAAGGTACAGCAGAAGGTGAGACCAAGGATTTTCCAAGGTTTAAGCCTGCAGGACTGAGTGACCTAATATATTCATAAGCTACATACTGAGAATTTCCCTGCTCCCTGTCTCTTCTTCATGGCTCATCAGAGTTAGGTGAGGGGTTCTGATGCAGCTCTTTGCCTCTGTCCAGGTGAGGGGCCAGATGTCCTGGTGTACACCTTGGATTTTGGTGGACATCTGCGGATGATGGAACGAGTGCAGAACCTGCTTGGCCACTATCTTATCCATGGGTTCCGAGTGCGACCAGAGCCCAACGGAGACCTTGACTCGGAGGCCATGGTGGCGGTGTTTGGGAGCAAGGGACTCCGAATTGTGAAAATTGGCTGGGGACAGGGCCGCTTCCGGGAGCTCTGGCGTTCTGGCCTGTGGAACATGTCTGACTGGATCTGGGATGCCCGTTGGCTTGAGGGGAACATGGCCTTGGCCCTGGGCCACAACTCAGTGGTGCTGTATGACCCTGTGGTAGGGTGCATGCTGCAGGATGTGCCCTGCACGGACAGGTGCACCCTCTCCTCAGCCTGTCTGATTGGAGATACCTGGAAGGAGCTGACCATAGTGGCGGGTGCCGTTTCCAACCAGCTCCTGGTCTGGTACCCAGCAGCTGCTTTAAGAGACAATAAGCCAGTAGCCCCCGACCGACGGGTTAGTGGGCACGTGGGTGTCATCTTCAGCATGTCGTACCTGGAAAGCAAGGGCTTGTTGGCCACAGCTTCAGAAGACCGAAGTGTTCGCATCTGGAAGGTGGGTGACCTGCGGGTGCCTGGGGGTCGGGTGCAGAATATTGGGCACTGCTTCGGGCACAGTGCCCGTGTATGGCAGGTCAAGCTCCTAGAAAATTACCTTATCAGTGCAGGAGAAGACTGCGTCTGCTTGGTATGGAGCCATGAAGGCGAAATCCTCCAGGCCTTTCGGGGCCACCAGGGCCGTGGGATCCGGGCCATAGCTGCTCATGAGAGACAGGCCTGGGTGATCACTGGGGGTGATGACTCAGGCATCCGGCTATGGCACCTGGTGGGGCGTGGGCACCCGGGTTCGGGGGTCTCCGCCCTCTGCTTCAAGTCCCGTAGCAGGCCAGGTGCCCTCAAGGCTGTGACGCTGGCTGGCTCATGGCGAGTACTGGCAGTGACTGATACAGGGGCCCTGTACCTTTATGACCTCGAGGTCAAGTGCTGGGAGCAGCTGCTGGAGGACAAGTGCTTCCAGTCCTACTGCCTCCTGGAGGCAGCCCCTGGTCCTGAGGGCTTCGGACTGTGTGCCATGGCCAATGGGGAAGGTCATGTCAAGGTTGTCCCCATCAACACTCCAACTGCAGCTGTGGACCTGACCCTGTTCCATGGGAAGGTGCACAGCCTGAGCTGGGCCTTGCGTGGCTACGAGGAGCTTCTGTTGCTAGCATCGggccctggtggtgtggtggctTGCCTAGAGATCTCTGCTGCGCCCTCTGGCAAGGCCATCTTCGTCAAGGAACGTTGCCGGTACCTCCTACCTCCAAGCAAGCAGAGATGGCACACATGCAGTACCTTCCTACCCCCGGGCGACTTCCTGGTGTGCGGGGACCGCCGGGGCTCCGTGTTGCTGTTCCCTTCCCGACCAGATTTGCTCAAGGATCTTGGGGTCGGAGGCAAAGTTGGGGCTGGTACTGGAGCACTTGGAACGGGTAGTGGCAGTGGTGGGAGTGAGAACGCCTTGGCTGAGTGGGGCCCCGTGTCCACCCTCCCTTCTCTGCATGGGAAACAGGGTGTGACCTCGGTCACCTGCCATGGTGGCTACGTGTACACTACAGGGCGTGATGGTGCCTACTACCAGCTCTTGGTGCGAGGTGGCCAACTCCAGCCAGTCCTAAGGCAAAAATCCTGTCGTGGTATGAACTGGGTGGCTGGGCTCCGAATGGTGGCTGATGGGAGCATGGTCATCCTGGGTTTCCACGCCAACGAGTTTGTGGTGTGGAGCCCCCGGTCGCATGAGAAGCTGCACATTGTCAACTGTGGTGGAGGGCATCGCTCCTGGGCCTTCTCCGATACCGAGGCAGCTATGGCTTTTGCCTACCTCAAGGACGGGGATGTCATGCTGTACCGAGCTCTTGGTGGCTGCACGCGGCCACACGTGATTCTCCGGGAGAGCCTGCATGGCCGTGAGATCACTTGTGTAAAGCGTGTGGGCACCATCACCCTGGGGCCTGAATTTGGGGTGCCCAGCTTCATGCAGCCTGACCACCTGGAGCCCGGTAGTGAGGGCCCTGGCCTGATCGACATTGTGATAACGTGCAGCGAGGACACCACCGTCTGTATCCTGGCACTCCCCACAGCCACAGGTTCAGCCCATGCGCTTACAGCTGTCTGTAACCACATCTCCTCGGTGCGTGCAGTGGCTGTGTGGGGCACTGGCACCCCAGGTGGCCCTCAGGATCCTCGGCCGGGCCTGACTGCCCATGTGGTATCTGCGGGGGGCAGGGCTGAGATGCACTGCTTCACAATCATGGTCAGCCCAGACCCCAGCACCCCAAGCCGCCTTGCCTGCCACGTCATGCACCTTTCATCTCACCGGCTGGATGAGTACTGGGACCGGCAGCGCAATCGGCACCGGATGATCAAGGTGGACCCAGAGACCAGGTGAGGTGCACTGTCAGACAGGAGcagcatggggtgggggggcatgcAGGGCAAGCCCTGTGCCGCTGCTCCCAGGCTCTGCCTGATGATGGCTGTGTACTGTCCTTGCAGGTACATGTCCCTAGCTGTGTGTGAGCTCGACCGGCCTGGCCTTGGGCCCCTTGTGGCTGCAGCCTGTAGCGATGGAGCAGTGAGGTGAGCATATAGGACCCAGGGGGCCTGGAGACAAAAGGATGTAAGGATATTTAGAATGGGTTCTGAGCTGGGCCATCCTCTGCACCCCCCAGGCTCTTTCTCTTGCAGGACTCTGGGCAGCAGCTACAGCTCCTGGCTGAAACCTTCCACCACAAGCGCTGTGTGCTCAAGGTCCACTCCTTCACACATGAGGCAACCAATCAGCGGCGGTGAGAGGGGCTGCATGGTGGTCCTGCATGGGCTTGGTGGGGGCTCCTATTGCTTTCCATCCCCCTCATTGATCCAGCTGCCTTTTCCTGGCTACCAGGAGACTGTTCCTGTGCAGTGCAGCCACGGATGGCAGCCTGGCCTTCTGGGATCTCACCACTGTGCTGGACCATGGCTCTcctgccctggagcctccagCGGACCCTGGGCTTCCCTACCGTGAGTAGCTAGAGTGCCACTGTGGctgtccccccacctcccagtgCACTCAGCCAAGTGTTGAGCTGGGTAGTGACAACCATCTTCTTCCTCCAGGGCTGGGCAGCCCCTGCCTGACCCTCCAGGCTCACAGCTGTGGTGTCAACAGCCTGCACACCTTGCCCACACATGAGGGCCATCTTGTGGCCAGTGGCAGTGAGGATGGCTCCCTCCATGTCTTTGTGCTTACTGTCGAGGTGCCAGAGCTGGAAGAGGCTGTGGGGGGCGCTGAGCTGGTGCCCCAGCTGCAAGTGCTGGAAGAATACTCTCTCCCGTGTGCACATGCTGCCCATGTGACAGGCCTCAAGATCTTAAGCCCAAGCCTCATGGTCTCAGCCTCCATCGACCAACGGCTTACCTTCTGGCGTCTGGGGCATGGTGAGCCCACCTTTATGAACAGTACAGTGTACCACGTAGCAGATGTGGCCGACATGGACTGCTGGCCCGTGAGCCCTGAGTTTGGCCACCGCTGTGCTCTTGGGGGCCAGGGCCTTGAGGTTTACAACTGGTATGACTGAGATGTCCCGCGGTGGCCGGCATGCTGGGCATGGGGCCTGCTCACAGACAAGAGTGACTGTCTGTGCCCATGCCCAGTGTGCTTtgaggggaggaagaggcagcCGCGGGTTCCTGACTCAAGAGCAGGAGCTGGAGGTGAGTTGAAAGCCACTTGGGCAGACCAAGAATATGCCCCACTCCCCACAATGGGACAAAACTTTGTCACAGAAGCAATTTATTTTGGCTCCGGGTCTCTAACAAAATCTGtggggtttttccctttcagttggTGACTTTGTGAACATTCCCAGATATTGGGGCCTCTGTGGCCTTAGATGTGACTCAGTGGAGGGAGACCCAGCATGGCCAGCCCGGTGTGGAGCACTTCACGCACAGCCCGCAGAAGCTGCAGACGGGCAAACATTTGACCAAACAAGTGTGGTCGAGGCTCCTGGAGGAGAGAAAGGGGCCTGCTGGTCTCATCCTTTGCTTCTCCTGTACCCCCCACATATGCCCTTTTGCTGTGCACTTACCCCTAGGATGTGTACCCGGTTATAGTATGAGCTGAAATCCATGCTGAGTTGTACCAGGAACTTGCACACCTAGAGACAGAGATTGAGTCACTGGCCTGTCTCTCTTTGTGCCCCAGAATAAAGAATAGTGTGTGCAGTCCATCCCAGTCTCCTCTGCCTTTACCATCTCTGTGCGTGCAGTGATGTGGAGCCCTGGGGCTGTGCAGGGCAGGGCTGCTGCCTGGCTCAGCAGGTCTGGGAAGGGGAGGACGCTGTTGAAGAGCAGCAACCACTCACCCTGTGGGGGAGAAGGGTGCTGGGAGGGAGAGGCCTGAACTTCCCACACATGACAGCTACCCAAGAGGAGCACTCACCTCATCATGTAGCAGGGAGAAATCCAGAGTGCTCACAGGTGGGAAAGTGGGGTACAGACCTTGTTCCATGCTGCACTTGTAACTCTCAAAGAGTGTGGCAAGACGTGCACAATTATACATGACAAAGGTGCCACTTTTGGTGCCCTTTGTGGAAATGCTGCTGTCGGCCAGGGCCAAGAGAAGCTGAGAAATGAGGGCACAGCTGCAGAGGGAGGACAGCCACTGCACACCCTGTCCCCCCCACAGCCCTGGCCCAGCAAGGCGCCCAGGCTCACCTGACTTTGTGGGGCTGTGCTGAGCATCTCAAACTTAATGGTTGCCACAGAGAGAACCCTGAAGATTTCCATCCAGGCTGAGTCTGAAGGAGTACAGATCAGTTAATCAGTCTCTACAGGCAGGGAACAAGGGGGGGCAGGGGTGCAAATGACCTTCCCCTACCCAAAGCACAGCCAGAATCTCCCAGGCGCACCTTGTGCCAGGTCCCTACCGTGCTTCAGTGCTGAGGCCTTGCAAACCTGGGCATGCCGGAGCCTGCATTTTGAAAAGAGTGAGAGGAGGACCAGTGGGCAGAGTCCCCCACCGCAACTACCCTGGCTTGGTGGCCTTCCTTCCAGCCTCACTCACTCGTAGTACTCGGGGGCAGTCAGGGTGCCAGGTGCACCAGCTACTTTCACTGGGCCACAGACCAGGTGCTTCTGTCAGGAAGATAGCAGGGGCTCAGCCAGCTGGCGATACCCTCCAGGAACCTAAATTTGGTTCCTGGACTCTCCCAGCTTTTTACCTTAAGACCTCCATCCCCTCAGGGTAGCCTCCTCAACCTATTCTTCAATATTCTCTGGGCTATGATGCCTCCAGAGACCCCTCTCCCAGCACCTGCTGCATGAGCCCATTTACCAAGCCTAACATCTCCCCAAGGTCAAGTATCACCTTCTGGACCCATCAACTAACAAGTGGGTTTCAAGGGCCCTCTGAGGTTGGTGTGGGGAGCCACCATCACTAACCTACCTGTCTGAGAGGAGCCTGGTCATCCAACTTCCACCAAAGCAGGTCCAGCTTCTGTTGCTGGAACTCCTCCTCACAGCTCACCACGTGTACAACCATGCAACTATCTGCACCAGCATCTGGGGCCGCAGCCTATAGGGTAGGACAGTCACTGCCGGGGATACAAGACACCTGGTTTGCCAGAGGCCTGCAGGGTGGGGTGTCAGTCACTAACCAGGCCTAGGGAGCTGTCCTCAGCCCAATCCTGCACAGCCTGCTGCAGCTCCGCCAGCACAGCGAGCAGATCCTCCGTCACTGCGAAGAGAACACACAGGGCTGAGGCAGGCGGGGAGTGCGGGGCCCGACTACTTTCTGGCCCTGTAAGGCTCCGGGTCCTACCCAGACAGCTGTCCAGGGTGGGGTCATAGCCAGTTGTGCGTCCCCGTTCGTCCACCAGCTCCTTCAGGCACACTCGGCCCAGGGCACCAGGAGGCAGGGCTTCCGCGTTACGGGCAGGGGTGAGCTCTGCAAGCGCGTGGCTCCTCAGGGCTTCGGTCGCGGCTCTCTCTGAGGCCGCGGGCCAGTCCACCCGCAGCTGCTGCAGAAAGGTCGCCATGTGCGGGTCCCGCACGGCGGGCACTAGGCGCACACTCACCCTGCGAAGCGAGGCGGCCGCCTCAGCTCGAGCACCGGGCTCAGCTATGCCCCACTTTCCACCCGCAGCGGCTCTCGGGCCCCCATCGCGCGCTTTCTCCTTTGTGGGCCCGCGCCCCAGCTCACCTGTGAGCGTGCAAAGCTCGCGCCAGGTGGTCGGCCACGAGCACGGCACGCAGCTGGCTCAGGCGGAGGTCGCAGGGGCTGCCGTGCAGCGCCGGGCAGTGCAGGACGACGCGCGGGCCCGGGGCGGCGGGGACGGTGGGCGCGGCATAGGCGGCCACGGCGCCGAGGACGCGCTCGAAGACGGCGGACCGCCGCAGCTGGAGCGCCAGCCCCGCGGGGGTTGGCGCGCAGCTCAGTACCGGGGCCACGCCAGGACCCTGCAGGCCAACAATGGCGTGAACCACGCGCTCGGGCACCTGCGGGAAGACAAGCTGGTGAGCGGGTCGCCGCGCTCCCAGCTACCTAGGGCCGCACGTCCCCGCCCTGCTCGCGCCCACCTGGTCATCCCCGAAGCGCGCTTGCAGCGCGCGCCGCGGTGCCAAGAAGTCTCGGACACGCAGGTGGCGGGCGCGTGTCTCCTTGAACCATACTGGGCCGCCCGGCCCCAGGGCCGCGTTCAGGGCTCCCAGCGTCTCCTCTACCCCAAGGCGCATGGCGACCGGAAGGAGTAGGCAGAACCGGAAGCAAGGAACCGGAAGCAAAATTTCGAGGTCGAACTTCCAGGAGAGCCAATTGGTTGGGGCGGGGATCTGGCTGCGGCCCGTGAGTGGACAGGTGCGCTCGACCTACGACTCCAGTGCTACCTCCGCGTGGCCCACCAGCCTGGCTCGGCTCCGGGTCCGAAATCTCTGGGTACGCTACGGGCCTAGGATTCTCTCGCCGTCGCCCGCAGTAGCAACCAGGGAAAGAACCTAAgtcttacatttatgtatttGTGATAACGTTTCATTTCCTCCATTTACACATGATCAAAACGGCAAAAGTCCCAAGTGGATTCTCACTGAAATAGGGCGGCTAACATTAAAGCCACTTTCATGACCTACTGAAAAAGTCACATTTTTAAGAGAATTTGTGTTCTCCAGTTTCGGGTTATTTGCAAGCATTCCCTCCTTTGACATATGGGTTGTCTTTATTCCTAATAAATGCCCACTGATAGAATTGACGGTTTTCTCCTCTTGAATCTTGAGTAATTAGAACCATCATGATGGTTTCCAGAAGCTCTTAATGCTTCTCCTTGAACCTGGTGTACTTTAACAAGGATCCTCCCACTTCCTGGTTTAGGCAACCAGCCATTGTGGGTCAAATAAACAATGTGACCACGAGAAGACCCAGCTTAAGAACAGTTCTCTGAGCACCCCACTCCTCTACCAGTGAGAATGCTCTTTCCTCTGTCCCACCAGGGCTCCTGAATGTCTTCACTTCACTGTAACTTAGATaaccctttcctctttttttttttttttttctttttgtggtatgcgggcctcttactgttgtggcctctcccgttgcggagcacaggctccggacgcgcaggcccagcggccatggctcacgggcccagccgctccgcggcatatgggatcctcccagaccggggcacgaacccgtatcccctgcatcggcaggcggactcttaaccactgcgccaccagggaggccccctctttTCTTTAATGGGGATTGAACCTAACGCAGTAGAGCGCTGTGCAGCAGATCACTGGCAAACCCCTGATCTCCGCCCTGGAGCAGTGAGAATAACCAGAGCTCAGAAAGGAGAGAAGCCTAGGCGCAGGAAGAGCTTGGCAAGGCCCCTTTCTGGGCTAGGGCTGCAAGGCCCTGCTGGGAAGTGCCGAAAGAGCACTGGGCGGACACGACATTCCCGACGGCTTCTTGGGTGCCCACTCAACGGGAGTGATCGTGTCATTCCAAAGCGCTTTCCATGCGTCACGCGCACGACCCGGGGACAGCTGCTAACAGGGTTGGGGGCCCGGAGGCGGAGCTGGGCACTTCAGCTACTCTGGGTGCATGAAGACGGTTGGGGGTGGTTTTACCCCAGGAAGTGAAAGGCTATCTTTAGCGAGCTGCGGGCTGGGGCTGCCCTGTGGGACTCACCGCCATTTGCAGCCCTATCCGGAGGCCCTGGGTCCTCCCTCCCTTGCCAGTGGTACCTCGGGCTCCAGAGATGGCCACCGCCTCGGCTCTCCGACGTCTACGCCTGTCACTTCTAGCCTGAGGGCGCACCTGAGAGAGGGACGGAAACCAGAGCGACCCAATAAAGTATGTCTGGGGATCAGGGGCTAGCCCATTCCATCTGGGTCAGGACGCTGCTCAGGCAGGAGAGCAGGGAACGAAATCCAAGTGCAGCTGGAATGCTCTGGAGACAACAGCTGCTTTTGGGATTCCGTTGCCCGCTGTCCAGccgtgggggggggggtgagggggTTATCCCTAGCCCTAGGGCCAGATCAAAACCCCCCACTCCCAGTCAGCAGACTCAGGAGGTGAAACCAAGTCTAGTGGGAACGAGCCGCTCACCTAGGCCCCCAAACAATATGGGTGGTGGGGGCCTTCCCCGGGACCAGGTCCCGATCGGATTAGATCCGCGGGGTAGGATTAGTCCTGTTGGTCTCATGCAGTCAGGGCCACTGCAGTGACGGTGGCGGGGCGGGCTTCGGGATCAGCCAAGAGGGAAGCGCGCCCGTGGGATCGGATGGGAAGTAAACCCTCCTCGGGGACACCCCGGCACCCGGGACCCTTTGTCCGGTGACGCTGCCAGTGCCCGGAGCGCTAGGGGCCCAGTGGGCCCGCACGGCAGCGACGGAACTCCCGGAAATCCATTGCGACCGTCCTCGGTTGTGTCGAGCCTCCCGCCAGCCCGGTCCCGAGGGTGGCAGACGCGGCAACGTGCCCCTGAGGCCAACACACGGTGGGCACGCGGAGATGCCAGAACCTGCGCGGGCGCCAGCGATTCTCATGCCAGTAGGCCTTCTGATTCGGCTCAAGACGGGGCGCAAGGAATTCTCGGGACGTAAGCGAAGTGAGCGAGGACAGGGCGATGCTCCAGCCGCCGTCTAGTTCAACGTCTGGTCCGGTTTAGGCCCGGTCGGCCACAGAGAACCTAGAAATACCCTACCAAGGCGTCCCCTTCCGCTTGCTCTGGCCGCAGATTTGGAGCCATTTTAAGGCGAAACCAACCAGCCACGCCCCCTCGCGCTCTGGAGAGGCCAATCCATGCTCAACCACGCCCCGTGCGACTCGCGGCCGCGGCGCCAACGGTCGCGCTTGTGACGGTTAGGGAGGGGCGGGACTCGGGGGATAACCGAGGGAAACTTGAGCTGCCCACCCCGCCCTCGGAACCCGACTCTCTAAAGCCGGCATTAGCGGCTTGGGGCTGACGCCACGCCCTGGCCAGGTGTGCGGGAGTCGAACAGGTGCTCGGCCGCCCCGCCCCGGGCCCCGGGAGGCCGGAGTAATGGCTGAGAGCCGGGGGCCAGGCCGCGGCTGGGACCCAGGCAGTGTCCTGAGGCCAGCCACGCCACCAGGTGTCCGGCTCCCCCAGGACAGCCTGtgggggtctggggaggggcGGACGGCAGGTGCTGACACCGGAGCCGCGCTGGGGGACGCGCCCTCATGGGACCGAGGCCCCTGGCccgctccctcctctctcccgcGCTGGGCCGGCCGAGCTGCGCGGTGCCCTCCGCGACGCTGGGGGCGCTGTAGCCGCGCTAGGCTTGGTGACGCCACGACCCCGCTGTGCCTGCGCCAGCTTCCCTGCACGTCGGTCCGCAATGGCCGCCGCGTTCGTGCTACGGAGTCTGTACCGAGCGCGGCTCGCCCTTCGCTGTCCGCCCGCGCAGCTGCCATGGTGAGCCCGGACCCAGCGTCCCGGACCACCCGCTCCTACGGCCGGCGATTCCCGGCCCCCTAGACCCTGACCATACCTCTCCGCAGGGCCCCGCGGCGTGGGCATCGGCTCACGCCGGCGGATGACGAACTGTACCAGCGGACGCGCATCTCTCTGCTGCAGCGCGAGTCCCCGCACGATATGTACATCGACAGCTACAACAGCCGCGGCTTCACCGTCAACGGAAATCGCGTACTTGGGCCCTGTGCGCTACTCCCACACTCGGTGGTGCAGTGGAACGTGAGCCTTTCCCTGcagtgaggaaaccgaggcccagagtcACAGGCCTGCCCCCTGATTCTGTCCCTGGCACACCTGGCTTTTCTTTTGCCCCGCACTGGAGCAAGTAGAGGGTCTCTGGGGAAACCTAGGTGGACTTGTATTTAACTTGTCTCCTCCCCACACAGGTAGGTTCTCACCAGGACATCACCGAGGAAAGCTTCTCTCTATTTTGGATGCTGGAGCCCCGAATAGGTATTGGAGGAGGGAAGGGCTGAACTGCTGAGCCCCAGAAAGCCACCCTCTAGACAGACCTGGTTGTAGACTAACCATGTCTGTCCTTCCCTAGAGATTGTTGTGGTGGGCACTGGAGACCGGACTGAGCGGCTGCACTCCAACTTGCTGCGAGCCATGAGGCAGCGGGGCATCGCTGTGGAAGTGCAGGACACAGTATGTCTGGGACTTGGGAGTGCGGAGGGGAGCCCAAGCCTAGCACTAGCCCAGCTGATGCTGGCTTTCTCTTTGCAGCCCAATGCCTGTGCCACTTTCAACTTCCTGTGTCATGAAGGCCGAGTGACAGGAGCTGCTCTCATTCCCCCACCTGGTGGGGCTGCACTCACATCTCTGGCCCAAGCTGCAGAATGAACCACCAGGAACTTACCTGACCCGTCCAGGAGGGCCCTAGCACCTTTTGCAGAATGCAGTGGTTCCCAAAGCTTTCACTAGCCCCTCCCCCTTTGTCACTGTAACACTTGTCTTGTTTGCCAGCAAATTAATAATTTAACCCACTCCTCTGATTTTGTACTAGGTGTGTTGCTGGCCAGGAGTTGCTGGCTCAGTGAGTTCTTGGAGGGGGTTGTGAAGGAACCAAGGGGTCATCTATTTGTCTACACTGCTTGGCCTCAGAGGCCAGGAGACAGTATAGGCACCTGTCCTAAGCCATATATCTATCTACTTGCTGACATGCAGATTTGAGGGAACCTCTGTGTTTTCTCCACGAGGTCCTTTTAGAGATTCAAGTTAGAGGATATGTATGTGGGTCTCAACCTGATCCCATGGTGGCCAAACTTTGGGCTAGCAGGAGGCCCCTTGGATGCCAGTCCAAAGCCCCATGGACTGTTCTGTGACCCTTCCTAAGCAGCCACAGGCAATTTCTGAGACCAAACCCTTGGGTCTGAGCTGCCTTTTGAGATGCCTCAGGAGGGGCTTTTTGAATCTAGTACTACCCCCCACTTCCAGTTCCTTGAAGCATCCTTATCTCGGGGCATAAGGCTTTCTCTGGAAATGAAGGTGCtttgtttttgtgtatctgtGATGGTGGCAGCTGCAGAGCCCCACCTACTTGTTGACCTCAAAGATCAGGCAAcacttttttttcaaacttttattgAAAAACCGAGGGTGTGCTGTATCCCTTTTCAGAAAAGACGCTTCTCATACCTGTTGGCAGAAGGACCAGCTGTGAGGTGAGGGCAGGAGCATGGAGGCATGGAAGAGA from Mesoplodon densirostris isolate mMesDen1 chromosome 10, mMesDen1 primary haplotype, whole genome shotgun sequence encodes the following:
- the DALRD3 gene encoding DALR anticodon-binding domain-containing protein 3 isoform X3, whose product is MRLGVEETLGALNAALGPGGPVWFKETRARHLRVRDFLAPRRALQARFGDDQVPERVVHAIVGLQGPGVAPVLSCAPTPAGLALQLRRSAVFERVLGAVAAYAAPTVPAAPGPRVVLHCPALHGSPCDLRLSQLRAVLVADHLARALHAHRVSVRLVPAVRDPHMATFLQQLRVDWPAASERAATEALRSHALAELTPARNAEALPPGALGRVCLKELVDERGRTTGYDPTLDSCLVTEDLLAVLAELQQAVQDWAEDSSLGLAAAPDAGADSCMVVHVVSCEEEFQQQKLDLLWWKLDDQAPLRQKHLVCGPVKVAGAPGTLTAPEYYELRHAQVCKASALKHGRDLAQDSAWMEIFRVLSVATIKFEMLSTAPQSQLLLALADSSISTKGTKSGTFVMYNCARLATLFESYKCSMEQGLYPTFPPVSTLDFSLLHDEGEWLLLFNSVLPFPDLLSQAAALPCTAPGLHITARTEMVCKFLVQLSMDFSSYYNRVHILGEPRPHLFGQMFARLQLLRAVREVLHTGLAMLGLPPLSHI
- the DALRD3 gene encoding DALR anticodon-binding domain-containing protein 3 isoform X2 — encoded protein: MRLGVEETLGALNAALGPGGPVWFKETRARHLRVRDFLAPRRALQARFGDDQVPERVVHAIVGLQGPGVAPVLSCAPTPAGLALQLRRSAVFERVLGAVAAYAAPTVPAAPGPRVVLHCPALHGSPCDLRLSQLRAVLVADHLARALHAHRVSVRLVPAVRDPHMATFLQQLRVDWPAASERAATEALRSHALAELTPARNAEALPPGALGRVCLKELVDERGRTTGYDPTLDSCLVTEDLLAVLAELQQAVQDWAEDSSLGLAAAPDAGADSCMVVHVVSCEEEFQQQKLDLLWWKLDDQAPLRQKHLVCGPVKVAGAPGTLTAPEYYELRHAQVCKASALKHGRDLAQDSAWMEIFRVLSVATIKFEMLSTAPQSQLLLALADSSISTKGTKSGTFVMYNCARLATLFESYKCSMEQGLYPTFPPVSTLDFSLLHDEHPSPPQGEWLLLFNSVLPFPDLLSQAAALPCTAPGLHITARTEMVCKFLVQLSMDFSSYYNRVHILGEPRPHLFGQMFARLQLLRAVREVLHTGLAMLGLPPLSHI
- the DALRD3 gene encoding DALR anticodon-binding domain-containing protein 3 isoform X4 codes for the protein MRLGVEETLGALNAALGPGGPVWFKETRARHLRVRDFLAPRRALQARFGDDQVPERVVHAIVGLQGPGVAPVLSCAPTPAGLALQLRRSAVFERVLGAVAAYAAPTVPAAPGPRVVLHCPALHGSPCDLRLSQLRAVLVADHLARALHAHRVSVRLVPAVRDPHMATFLQQLRVDWPAASERAATEALRSHALAELTPARNAEALPPGALGRVCLKELVDERGRTTGYDPTLDSCLVTEDLLAVLAELQQAVQDWAEDSSLGLAAAPDAGADSCMVVHVVSCEEEFQQQKLDLLWWKLDDQAPLRQKHLVCGPVKVAGAPGTLTAPEYYELRHAQVCKASALKHDSAWMEIFRVLSVATIKFEMLSTAPQSQLLLALADSSISTKGTKSGTFVMYNCARLATLFESYKCSMEQGLYPTFPPVSTLDFSLLHDEHPSPPQGEWLLLFNSVLPFPDLLSQAAALPCTAPGLHITARTEMVCKFLVQLSMDFSSYYNRVHILGEPRPHLFGQMFARLQLLRAVREVLHTGLAMLGLPPLSHI
- the DALRD3 gene encoding DALR anticodon-binding domain-containing protein 3 isoform X1, whose product is MRLGVEETLGALNAALGPGGPVWFKETRARHLRVRDFLAPRRALQARFGDDQVPERVVHAIVGLQGPGVAPVLSCAPTPAGLALQLRRSAVFERVLGAVAAYAAPTVPAAPGPRVVLHCPALHGSPCDLRLSQLRAVLVADHLARALHAHRVSVRLVPAVRDPHMATFLQQLRVDWPAASERAATEALRSHALAELTPARNAEALPPGALGRVCLKELVDERGRTTGYDPTLDSCLGRTRSLTGPESSRAPHSPPASALCVLFAVTEDLLAVLAELQQAVQDWAEDSSLGLAAAPDAGADSCMVVHVVSCEEEFQQQKLDLLWWKLDDQAPLRQKHLVCGPVKVAGAPGTLTAPEYYELRHAQVCKASALKHGRDLAQDSAWMEIFRVLSVATIKFEMLSTAPQSQLLLALADSSISTKGTKSGTFVMYNCARLATLFESYKCSMEQGLYPTFPPVSTLDFSLLHDEHPSPPQGEWLLLFNSVLPFPDLLSQAAALPCTAPGLHITARTEMVCKFLVQLSMDFSSYYNRVHILGEPRPHLFGQMFARLQLLRAVREVLHTGLAMLGLPPLSHI
- the NDUFAF3 gene encoding NADH dehydrogenase [ubiquinone] 1 alpha subcomplex assembly factor 3 — protein: MAAAFVLRSLYRARLALRCPPAQLPWAPRRGHRLTPADDELYQRTRISLLQRESPHDMYIDSYNSRGFTVNGNRVLGPCALLPHSVVQWNVGSHQDITEESFSLFWMLEPRIEIVVVGTGDRTERLHSNLLRAMRQRGIAVEVQDTPNACATFNFLCHEGRVTGAALIPPPGGAALTSLAQAAE